A single region of the Amphiura filiformis chromosome 7, Afil_fr2py, whole genome shotgun sequence genome encodes:
- the LOC140156758 gene encoding vitamin D3 receptor B-like has translation MNEKKKSEVDALRQRLALERKMLEDERKKLELERKKQEDDFLRLKEEFYRKQEMEEREKNEVESLRLQLDNEKQRLEDERKQLKLDKEQQEYEYQKIQEQFKRKTHLGQEHRVPDIAVHSTQGNDDEQVVSTKKEKLVPPKTSDVRFRTNGSRKSPGKSLGKSTKLPINKSNMICVVCGEKANGMHFKALTCEGCKVFFRRNSKKQDSLKCHSDTGIKGQCEMDLYTRRHCAYCRMRKCLEVGMELGRVWDKERCKTRKQIKKPVITPTEVTSEDDDSAASSPTSSSKPDLTEEQKQLMTLVDEAFVNAMKIRQLPNGTSATLTDIRKNSSQIFHVKGMHESEIATALFGTMGSLTSEHSSLGPVTYVPSYFTQSMSPSNGAEWASGLFAEDISAQDSRQTDEVEDEIAFDPDMFKHFMEIIVIGLKELIAFLKALPGFNDLSCEDQAALCKETFAEFMVLKTATFYEVEQKAFCTAICGERYLVSDMKMAGFTEFLKSLLPFAEKIAKLRFSREEHRLLCAICILTPDRHVLSDEAKLSISPHHERLIELLCACGHVHHSDQPQFFPKVVGLLTQLRDCTESFMSELRRLKLEGQSMQPILGEIFEM, from the exons ATGAATGAAAAGAAGAAGAGCGAAGTAGACGCACTCCGTCAGAGACTGGCTTTGGAGCGTAAGATGCTGGAAGATGAACGcaaaaaattggaacttgaaagaaagaaacaagaagaTGACTTCCTGAGATTGAAAGAAGAATTTTACAG GAAACAAGAAATGGAAGAGAGGGAGAAGAATGAAGTCGAAAGTCTTCGCCTGCAACTAGATAATGAGAAGCAACGGCTGGAAGATGAGCGCAAACAATTGAAGTTGGACAAGGAGCAACAAGAATACGAGTATCAAAAGATACAGGAACAATTCAAAAG GAAAACTCATTTAGGCCAAGAACACCGTGTTCCAGACATAGCAGTACATTCTACTCAAGGCAATGATGATGAACAGGTGGTGTCAACGAAGAAAGAAAAACTTGTGCCACCTAAAACCTCGGACGTCAG GTTTAGAACAAATGGTTCACGCAAAAGTCCTGGCAAAAGCCTTGGCAAGAGCACAAAGCTTcctatcaataaatcaaatatgATTTGTGTTGTTTGCGGAGAAAAAGCCAATGGTATGCATTTCAAAGCTTTAACCTGTGAAGGATGCAAAGTGTTTTTTAGACGCAACTCAAAGAAGCAAGACTCCTTGAAATGTCACTCGGATACCGGCATAAAGGGGCAATGTGAAATGGACTTGTACACGAGAAGGCACTGTGCTTATTGCAGGATGAGGAAATGTTTGGAAGTCGGCATGGAGTTAGGAC GTGTGTGGGACAAAGAAAGATGTAAAACAAGAAAGCAGATTAAGAAGCCTGTAATTACACCAACAGAAGTAACAAGTGAAGATGATGATTCTGCCGCTTCATCACCTACCAGCAGCAGCAAGCCTGACCTTACTGAGGAACAAAAGCAATTGATGACATTAGTAGATGAGGCATTTGTCAACGCAATGAAAATCAGGCAGTTACCAAATGGG ACAAGTGCGACACTTACAGATATCAGAAAGAACAGCAGTCAAATATTCCACGTCAAAGGAATGCATGAGAGTGAGATTGCTACGGCCTTATTTGGAACCATGGGTAGCCTGACGAGTGAGCACTCATCATTGGGTCCCGTAACTTATGTGCCAAGTTACTTTACACAAAGTATGTCACCATCAAATGGAGCTGAATG GGCCAGTGGACTATTTGCTGAAGATATCTCGGCTCAGGATAGCAGGCAGACTGACGAAGTTGAAGATGAGATTGCGTTTGATCCAGACATGTTCAAGCATTTTATGGAAATCATTGTGATAGGACTCAAGGAATTGATTGCATTTCTAAAAGCTTTGCCTGGGTTTAATGACCTGTCTTGTGAGGATCAAGCTGCCTTATGTAAAG AAACATTTGCCGAGTTCATGGTCCTCAAAACGGCAACATTTTACGAAGTGGAGCAGAAAGCATTCTGCACTGCAATTTGTGGTGAAAGATATCTAGTGTCTGATATGAAAATGGCAGGATTCACAGAATTTTTGAAGTCTCTGTTGCCTTTTGCTGAGAAGATAGCCAAATTGAGATTTTCTCGAGAGGAGCATCGTTTACTTTGTGCCATTTGCATTCTTACTCCAG ATCGTCATGTGTTATCTGATGAAGCCAAGTTATCAATTAGTCCACACCATGAGAGACTCATTGAATTACTGTGTGCCTGCGGTCATGTCCATCACTCTGATCAGCCACAGTTCTTTCCCAAG GTGGTGGGTCTCTTAACTCAACTTCGAGATTGTACTGAGAGTTTCATGAGTGAACTGCGACGACTCAAACTGGAAGGACAATCCATGCAACCAATCCTAGGTGAAATATTTGAGATGTGA